The proteins below are encoded in one region of Cyclopterus lumpus isolate fCycLum1 chromosome 8, fCycLum1.pri, whole genome shotgun sequence:
- the tfap4 gene encoding transcription factor AP-4 isoform X2 encodes MSINNLANIPLTPETARDQERRIRREIANSNERRRMQSINSGFQSLKTLIPHSDGEKLSKAAILQQTAEYIFTLEQEKTRLLQQNSQLKRIIQELSGSSPKRRRAEEKDEGIGSPDILEEEKTEDLRREMIELRQQLEKERSVRMMLEDQMRSLDDQLYPETLKAISQQVQEQPTQIQSHVRLQPSKLERDRTPAHSPQVLAPATPPAPTHHATVIVPAPVQPAPPHHVTVVTMGQTSVINTVSTSRHNLDTIVQAIQHIEGTQGKGCAGEEEQRRVVIVTSGRVLSDAAASDTASNSDGPDDCSLP; translated from the exons ATGTCAATCAACAA CCTGGCCAACATTCCTCTGACCCCAGAAACGGCCCGGGACCAAGAGAGGCGAATTCGCAGAGAGATCGCCAACAGCAACGAGCGTCGGCGCATGCAGAGCATCAATTCTGGATTCCAGTCGCTTAAAACACTCATCCCACACAGCGACGGAGAGAAGCTCAGCAAG GCCGCCATCCTGCAGCAGACGGCAGAGTACATTTTTACTTTGGAGCAGGAGAAGACGcgtctcctgcagcagaacagtCAGCTCAAACGAATCATACAA GAGTTAAGTGGTTCCTCCCCGAAGAGGAGGCGTGCAGAGGAGAAAGACGAAGGGATTGGCTCGCCAGacatcctggaggaggagaagacggagGACTTGAGGAGGGAGATGATCGAGTTGAGGCAGCAGCTGGAGAAAGAGCGCTCAGTCAGGATGATGCTGGAGGATcag ATGCGTTCCCTGGATGACCAGTTGTACCCAGAGACACTGAAAGCGATCAGCCAGCAGGTCCAGGAGCAGCCGACCCAAATCCAGAGCCACGTCCGCCTGCAGCCGAGCAAGCTGGAGAGGGACCGCACTCCAGCCCACAGCCCGCAG GTGTTGGCCCCAGCTACCCCCCCTGCACCTACACACCATGCCACGGTGATCGTCCCCGCACCTGTTCAACCTGCCCCGCCCCATCACGTCACCGTGGTAACCATGGGCCAGACATCGGTTATCAACACAGTGTCCACATCTCGACACAACCTGGACACCATTGTTCAA GCGATCCAGCACATCGAGGGCACCCAGGGCAAAGGGTGCGCCGGTGAGGAAGAGCAGCGGAGGGTGGTCATCGTCACTTCAGGTCGCGTCCTCTCCGACGCAGCGGCCTCTGACACGGCCTCAAACAGCGACGGGCCCGACGACTGTTCACTGCCCTGA
- the srl gene encoding sarcalumenin has protein sequence MKGSVLICCFLSLLHLQATAEEEDDFISVLRDRSHIDETLRLATEEKAGDYAGALQRLRKIYHTSIRPMEQAYKYNELRQHEISDGEITSKPMVLFLGPWSVGKSSMINYLLGMNDSPYQLYTGAEPTTSEFTVIMHGEKIRSVEGIVMAADSSRSFSPLEKFGQNFLEKLVGIEMPHKLLERVTFVDTPGIIENRKQQERGYPFNDVCQWFIDRADLIFVVFDPTKLDVGLELEMLFRQLKGRESQIRIILNKADNLVTQDLMRVYGALFWSLAPLINVTEPPRVYVSSFWPYDYAADTSRELFKREEISLLEDLNQVIENRMENKIAFIRQHGIRVRIHGLLVDRYVQTFKEKMSFFSDPELVFKEIVDDPDKFYIFKSILAKTNVSKFDLPNRDAYRDFFGVNPITNFKPLQAECSYMGGCLLDKIERAITTDLPALLSSINSGKQPGLSSCETTGCGEKPKNRYRKN, from the exons ATGAAGGGTTCAGTCTTGATCTGCTGTTTCCTCTCCCTGCTGCATTTGCAGGCCACAGCAG aagaagaagatgatttCATCTCCGTCCTCAGGGACAGGTCTCACATCGACGAGACGCTGCGGCTTGCAACTGAGGAAAAAGCAGGAGACTATGCGG GGGCTCTACAGCGGCTGCGTAAGATCTACCACACATCCATCAGGCCGATGGAGCAGGCCTACAAGTACAATGAGCTGAGGCAGCACGAGATCTCAG atggagagatTACCTCCAAGCCCATGGTGCTGTTCCTGGGACCCTGGAGTGTTGGAAAGTCCTCTATGATCAATTACCTCCTGGGCATGAACGACAGCCCCTATCAGCTCTACACAG GGGCGGAGCCGACTACGTCTGAGTTCACTGTCATCATGCACGGGGAGAAGATCCGCTCTGTTGAGGGCATCGTCATGGCAGCAGACAGCTCTCGGTCCTTCTCCCCCTTGGAGAAGTTTGGCCAAAACTTCTTGGAAAAGCTGGTCGGTATTGAGATGCCCCACAAGCTGCTGGAACGCGTGACTTTTGTGGACACGCCAGGAATCATCGAGAACCggaagcagcaggagagag GCTATCCCTTCAACGATGTCTGCCAGTGGTTCATTGACCGCGCTGACCTGATCTTTGTGGTGTTTGACCCCACCAAGCTGGACGTTGGCCTCGAGCTGGAGATGCTCTTCCGGCAGTTAAAGGGTCGCGAATCCCAGATTCGCATCATCCTAAACAAGGCTGACAACCTGGTCACCCAGGACTTGATGAGAGTCTACGGGGCGCTCTTCTGGAGCTTAGCTCCCCTCATCAATGTGACCGAACCCCCGCGCGTCTACGTCAGCTCCTTCTGGCCATATGACTACGCAGCCGATACCAGCCGTGAGCTCTTCAAGCGAGAGGAGATCTCGCTCCTGGAAGATCTGAACCAGGTGATCGAAAACCGCATGGAAAACAAAATCGCCTTCATCCGCCAGCATGGCATCCGCGTACGCATCCACGGCCTCCTGGTAGACCGCTACGTTCAGACCTTTAAAGAGAAGATGAGCTTCTTCAGTGACCCTGAACTGGTCTTCAAAGAGATTGTGGACGATCCAGACAAGTTCTACATTTTCAAATCCATCCTGGCCAAGACCAATGTCAGCAAGTTTGACCTGCCCAATCGCGACGCTTACCGTGACTTCTTTGGCGTCAACCCAATCACCAACTTCAAGCCCTTGCAGGCCGAGTGCTCCTACATGGGAGGCTGTCTGCTGGATAAGATTGAGAGGGCAATCACCACTGATCTGCCTGCCCTTCTCAGCAGCATTAACTCTGGGAAGCAGCCTGGCCTGTCCTCCTGCGAGACAACTGGCTGTGGCGAAAAGCCAAAGAACCGCTACCGAAAGAActga
- the tfap4 gene encoding transcription factor AP-4 isoform X1 translates to MEYFMVPAQKVPSLQHFRKTEKEVIGGLCSLANIPLTPETARDQERRIRREIANSNERRRMQSINSGFQSLKTLIPHSDGEKLSKAAILQQTAEYIFTLEQEKTRLLQQNSQLKRIIQELSGSSPKRRRAEEKDEGIGSPDILEEEKTEDLRREMIELRQQLEKERSVRMMLEDQMRSLDDQLYPETLKAISQQVQEQPTQIQSHVRLQPSKLERDRTPAHSPQVLAPATPPAPTHHATVIVPAPVQPAPPHHVTVVTMGQTSVINTVSTSRHNLDTIVQAIQHIEGTQGKGCAGEEEQRRVVIVTSGRVLSDAAASDTASNSDGPDDCSLP, encoded by the exons ATGGAGTATTTCATGGTGCCAGCTCAGAAGGTGCCCTCCTTGCAACATTTCAGGAAAACGGAGAAAGAAGTGATCGGAGGTCTTTGCAG CCTGGCCAACATTCCTCTGACCCCAGAAACGGCCCGGGACCAAGAGAGGCGAATTCGCAGAGAGATCGCCAACAGCAACGAGCGTCGGCGCATGCAGAGCATCAATTCTGGATTCCAGTCGCTTAAAACACTCATCCCACACAGCGACGGAGAGAAGCTCAGCAAG GCCGCCATCCTGCAGCAGACGGCAGAGTACATTTTTACTTTGGAGCAGGAGAAGACGcgtctcctgcagcagaacagtCAGCTCAAACGAATCATACAA GAGTTAAGTGGTTCCTCCCCGAAGAGGAGGCGTGCAGAGGAGAAAGACGAAGGGATTGGCTCGCCAGacatcctggaggaggagaagacggagGACTTGAGGAGGGAGATGATCGAGTTGAGGCAGCAGCTGGAGAAAGAGCGCTCAGTCAGGATGATGCTGGAGGATcag ATGCGTTCCCTGGATGACCAGTTGTACCCAGAGACACTGAAAGCGATCAGCCAGCAGGTCCAGGAGCAGCCGACCCAAATCCAGAGCCACGTCCGCCTGCAGCCGAGCAAGCTGGAGAGGGACCGCACTCCAGCCCACAGCCCGCAG GTGTTGGCCCCAGCTACCCCCCCTGCACCTACACACCATGCCACGGTGATCGTCCCCGCACCTGTTCAACCTGCCCCGCCCCATCACGTCACCGTGGTAACCATGGGCCAGACATCGGTTATCAACACAGTGTCCACATCTCGACACAACCTGGACACCATTGTTCAA GCGATCCAGCACATCGAGGGCACCCAGGGCAAAGGGTGCGCCGGTGAGGAAGAGCAGCGGAGGGTGGTCATCGTCACTTCAGGTCGCGTCCTCTCCGACGCAGCGGCCTCTGACACGGCCTCAAACAGCGACGGGCCCGACGACTGTTCACTGCCCTGA